The Actinopolyspora erythraea genome has a segment encoding these proteins:
- a CDS encoding maleylpyruvate isomerase N-terminal domain-containing protein: MTDDPNRSSLRQQATALREAAAKAGARAAVPTCPEWDVLGLVRHLGRVYAMVGHALTLTPEDSRPRPDSPPRDFDAALNWMEERLAELDRQLAEDSPDRVVWSFFPGGSPRSWTRRMAHETAVHRLDAEYALSNGAPDTGAAVFDPEFAADGVDEFLTVLLGVGHDWSGERMTGRLLFHAVDVERAWLVTFEAGRLPTVRRSHPTDFREESPQATVTGAADAVYRRVWGRPSTAALSGDHELAGLVSGR, encoded by the coding sequence ATGACCGACGATCCGAATCGCTCTTCGCTGCGCCAGCAGGCGACGGCCTTACGCGAGGCCGCCGCCAAGGCAGGGGCCCGCGCGGCGGTGCCCACCTGCCCGGAGTGGGACGTGCTGGGACTGGTCCGGCACCTGGGCAGGGTCTACGCCATGGTCGGGCACGCGTTGACGCTGACCCCGGAGGACTCCAGACCCCGCCCCGACTCGCCGCCTCGCGACTTCGACGCCGCGCTGAACTGGATGGAGGAACGTCTGGCGGAGCTGGACCGGCAGCTCGCCGAGGACTCCCCCGACCGCGTGGTGTGGTCGTTCTTCCCCGGCGGGTCCCCCAGGAGCTGGACCCGCCGCATGGCGCACGAGACGGCCGTCCACCGCCTGGACGCGGAGTACGCGCTCTCGAACGGCGCCCCGGACACCGGCGCGGCGGTGTTCGACCCCGAGTTCGCGGCGGACGGCGTCGACGAGTTCCTGACGGTGCTGCTCGGCGTCGGGCACGACTGGTCCGGCGAACGGATGACGGGACGCCTGCTGTTCCACGCGGTGGACGTCGAGCGGGCTTGGCTGGTGACGTTCGAGGCCGGACGGCTCCCCACGGTCCGGCGGAGCCACCCCACCGACTTCCGCGAGGAGTCCCCGCAGGCGACGGTCACGGGCGCCGCGGACGCGGTGTACCGCCGGGTGTGGGGACGTCCCAGCACAGCGGCGCTCAGCGGTGACCACGAGCTGGCCGGGCTGGTCAGCGGGAGGTGA
- a CDS encoding helix-turn-helix domain-containing protein, with product MDRPVKAVNQAVNDLGGYIRAQRDTAQISLRQLARRAGVSNPYLSQVERGLRKPSAEILQQIAKALRISAEALYVRAGILESRPAGPVVDAVLADTELSERQKQVLLDVYASFRGEDASPGAALARDGVPHGETASHEAIRSDSEE from the coding sequence ATGGACCGCCCGGTCAAGGCAGTCAACCAGGCAGTCAACGATCTGGGGGGATACATCCGCGCGCAGCGCGACACGGCCCAGATCTCGCTGCGCCAGCTGGCGAGGCGGGCGGGGGTTTCCAACCCCTATCTCAGCCAGGTGGAACGAGGGCTGCGCAAACCGAGCGCCGAGATCCTGCAGCAGATCGCCAAGGCCCTGCGGATCTCGGCCGAGGCGCTGTACGTGCGGGCCGGGATCCTGGAAAGCCGCCCGGCAGGCCCGGTCGTCGACGCCGTTCTCGCCGACACCGAGCTGAGCGAGCGGCAGAAGCAGGTGTTGCTCGACGTCTACGCCTCGTTCCGGGGGGAGGACGCATCGCCCGGCGCGGCGCTCGCGCGCGACGGGGTGCCGCACGGGGAGACCGCGAGCCACGAGGCAATCCGATCCGATTCCGAGGAGTGA
- a CDS encoding DUF2505 domain-containing protein: MTRRIEHHSMSRWPAARIHAALIDADCLRERLGAAGDGIAELVSRTVTEHEARFQLRQRLPEGELPTVIRGVLGGDPLLERSESWRVREDGHFVGEVAATLRRVPSTITGSLWLRDLTPAEHSTPEGASGGERALISEFALRGEVAVHLPFLAERAEELLAGQLDLMIERERGIIADWLRRRG; this comes from the coding sequence ATGACACGCCGCATCGAGCACCACAGCATGTCGCGCTGGCCGGCGGCACGGATCCACGCGGCGCTGATCGACGCCGACTGCCTGCGTGAGCGGCTGGGAGCGGCGGGCGACGGGATCGCCGAGTTGGTTTCCCGCACCGTCACCGAGCACGAGGCACGGTTCCAGCTCCGGCAGCGGCTCCCGGAGGGGGAACTGCCGACCGTGATCCGCGGCGTGCTCGGTGGGGACCCCCTCCTGGAGCGCAGCGAATCCTGGCGCGTTCGGGAGGACGGTCACTTCGTCGGCGAGGTGGCCGCCACCCTGCGGCGGGTACCGAGCACCATCACGGGCTCGCTGTGGCTACGTGATCTCACCCCGGCCGAGCACTCGACACCCGAAGGGGCTTCGGGGGGAGAGCGAGCACTGATCAGCGAGTTCGCGCTCCGGGGTGAGGTGGCGGTGCACCTGCCCTTCCTGGCGGAGCGGGCCGAGGAACTGCTGGCCGGGCAGCTCGACCTGATGATCGAGCGAGAACGGGGGATCATCGCTGACTGGTTGCGCCGCCGGGGCTGA
- a CDS encoding DUF2516 family protein: MLLAQVIVTALWIAGIPVGVYAFGHALMQRADAFTAADKQSKPIWLGITGAGALVLILMAGGPMTIIWIAGLVAALVYIVDVRPKVVEVQKGSSW; encoded by the coding sequence GTGCTTCTAGCTCAGGTGATCGTGACGGCTCTCTGGATAGCCGGTATCCCCGTCGGGGTGTACGCGTTCGGGCACGCGCTGATGCAGCGCGCCGACGCCTTCACGGCGGCGGACAAGCAGTCCAAGCCGATCTGGCTCGGGATCACCGGCGCCGGTGCGCTGGTGCTCATACTCATGGCCGGTGGCCCCATGACGATTATCTGGATAGCCGGTCTGGTGGCCGCGCTGGTCTACATCGTGGACGTGCGTCCGAAGGTCGTCGAAGTGCAGAAGGGTAGTTCCTGGTAG
- a CDS encoding VOC family protein: MAGTERAASAPWRLVSFVLDCPEPRGLAEFYAELLGWPIDESESDERWVELADPEGGARISCQLDPHHTAPGWPDSPPPQQGHLDIRVPDIEAAEAHALRAGAIRLPQPADELESKFRVYADPAGHPFCLCWGPPPEWRPSQ; the protein is encoded by the coding sequence ATGGCAGGAACAGAACGCGCCGCCTCGGCCCCGTGGCGTCTGGTCTCCTTCGTGCTGGACTGTCCCGAGCCGCGCGGGCTGGCCGAGTTCTACGCCGAGCTGCTCGGTTGGCCGATCGACGAGTCCGAATCCGACGAGCGGTGGGTGGAACTGGCCGACCCCGAGGGCGGTGCGCGAATCTCCTGCCAGTTGGATCCGCACCACACCGCCCCCGGCTGGCCCGATTCGCCTCCGCCGCAGCAGGGCCACCTGGATATCCGGGTGCCCGACATCGAGGCCGCCGAGGCCCACGCGCTGCGCGCCGGAGCCATCCGGCTGCCCCAGCCCGCGGACGAGCTCGAGTCGAAGTTCCGGGTTTACGCGGATCCCGCCGGGCACCCGTTCTGCCTGTGCTGGGGACCGCCGCCCGAGTGGCGGCCGTCCCAGTAG
- a CDS encoding UDP-N-acetylmuramate dehydrogenase — protein MSEGGAVEAAGTASPSRSLASHTTLRLGGPATELVTVSDPGELVERVREADRAGRRLLVFGGGSNLVVSDEGFDGTAVRIATRGINYDRSGDGLVRLTVEAGEDWDAVVADAVGHGLGGLECLSGIPGLTGATPVQNVGAYGVEISELLVSVDLLDRRTGEVRTVPAGELGLSYRSSVLKRTDRAVVLRVRLRLREDGLSEPVRYGELAGALGVTAGERVPVERVRRAVLELRGGKGMVLDREDHDTWSAGSFFTNPIVDAERLPGVLERIERRTGEQRVPRYPAGDGAAKLSAAWLIERAGFGKGYSGPGGRVRLSTKHTLALTNRGSATTEDLLSLASEVREGVRESFGVLLAPEPVLVDCLL, from the coding sequence ATGTCCGAAGGCGGTGCCGTGGAGGCAGCGGGGACCGCGTCACCGAGCCGTTCGTTGGCCAGCCACACCACGCTGCGGTTGGGCGGGCCCGCGACCGAACTCGTCACCGTTTCCGATCCCGGTGAACTCGTGGAGCGGGTTCGCGAGGCGGACCGCGCGGGCAGGCGGCTGCTGGTGTTCGGTGGCGGTTCCAACCTGGTCGTCTCGGACGAGGGATTCGACGGCACGGCGGTGCGCATCGCCACGCGCGGGATCAACTACGACCGGTCGGGTGACGGTCTGGTGCGGCTGACTGTCGAGGCGGGCGAGGACTGGGACGCCGTGGTGGCCGACGCGGTCGGTCACGGCCTCGGTGGGCTGGAGTGCCTTTCCGGGATCCCCGGCCTGACCGGCGCCACTCCGGTACAGAACGTGGGGGCTTACGGGGTCGAGATCTCCGAGCTGCTGGTTTCGGTCGACCTGCTCGACCGGCGGACCGGGGAGGTGCGCACGGTGCCCGCCGGGGAGCTGGGACTGAGCTACCGGAGCAGCGTGCTCAAGCGCACGGACCGGGCTGTGGTGCTGCGGGTGCGGTTGCGGTTGCGGGAGGACGGCCTGTCCGAGCCCGTCCGCTACGGCGAGCTGGCCGGTGCGCTGGGCGTGACGGCCGGGGAGCGCGTTCCGGTCGAGCGGGTCAGGCGGGCGGTGCTCGAACTGCGCGGCGGCAAGGGAATGGTGCTCGACCGGGAGGACCACGACACCTGGAGCGCGGGCTCCTTCTTCACCAATCCGATCGTGGACGCCGAGCGGTTGCCCGGTGTGCTGGAGCGCATCGAGCGGCGGACCGGTGAGCAGCGCGTGCCCCGGTATCCCGCCGGTGACGGTGCCGCCAAGTTGTCGGCGGCCTGGTTGATCGAACGGGCGGGGTTCGGCAAGGGGTACTCCGGTCCCGGTGGGAGGGTGCGGTTGTCCACCAAGCACACGCTGGCGCTGACCAACCGCGGTTCGGCCACGACCGAGGATCTGCTCAGTCTCGCGAGTGAAGTGCGGGAAGGAGTGCGGGAGTCCTTCGGCGTGTTGCTGGCCCCGGAACCGGTGCTGGTGGACTGTCTACTCTGA
- a CDS encoding pyridoxal phosphate-dependent aminotransferase — protein sequence MRTPALTSRLRPFTSTIFAEITELARRHDAVNLGQGFPDTDGPSGMLRRAERAIADGTNQYPPGPGEPELRAAVAAQRAADYGLDHDPETEVLVTVGATEAISAALLGLVEPGDEVVLLEPYYDSYPVAVSLAGGTRRTVPLRVTGGRFGLDTTALRAAVGPSTRAIVLNSPHNPTGTVFGEAELAEIAEVCRENDLLAITDEVYEHLVFDGRKHTPLAAFPGMAERTLSVSSAGKSFNVTGWKIGWVCGPPELVAAVRAAKQFLTFVGGAPFQPAVAHALREERDWLPELRSGLQYKRDRLAAGLRGTGFEVLACEGTYFLCADIRPLGYTDGAEFCRALPERAGVAAIPLQVLCDDPEPVRHLVRFACCKRDEVIDEAVRRLRKLG from the coding sequence GTGCGTACTCCAGCCTTGACCAGCAGACTGCGCCCGTTCACCTCGACGATCTTCGCCGAGATCACCGAGCTGGCCCGGCGCCACGACGCCGTGAACCTGGGACAGGGGTTCCCCGACACCGACGGCCCCTCGGGCATGCTCCGCAGGGCCGAGCGGGCGATCGCGGACGGGACGAACCAGTACCCGCCGGGACCGGGTGAACCCGAGTTACGTGCGGCCGTCGCGGCTCAACGCGCCGCCGACTACGGCCTCGACCACGACCCGGAGACCGAGGTCCTGGTGACGGTGGGCGCCACCGAGGCGATCAGCGCGGCGCTGCTCGGTCTGGTCGAACCGGGCGACGAAGTGGTGCTGCTGGAGCCCTACTACGACTCCTACCCGGTGGCGGTGTCGCTGGCGGGCGGGACGCGGCGCACCGTGCCGCTGCGGGTGACCGGCGGGCGTTTCGGCCTGGACACCACGGCCCTGCGGGCGGCCGTCGGGCCCAGCACCCGGGCGATCGTGCTGAACTCCCCGCACAACCCGACCGGCACCGTGTTCGGCGAGGCGGAGCTGGCGGAGATCGCCGAGGTGTGCCGGGAGAACGACCTGCTGGCCATCACCGACGAGGTCTACGAACACCTGGTGTTCGACGGCCGGAAGCACACCCCGCTGGCCGCGTTCCCCGGCATGGCCGAGCGGACCCTGTCCGTGTCCAGCGCGGGCAAGAGCTTCAACGTCACGGGCTGGAAGATCGGCTGGGTGTGCGGCCCACCGGAGCTCGTCGCCGCGGTGCGTGCCGCCAAGCAGTTCCTGACCTTCGTCGGCGGCGCGCCCTTCCAGCCCGCCGTGGCCCACGCGCTGCGCGAGGAGCGGGACTGGCTGCCGGAACTGCGCTCCGGACTCCAGTACAAGCGCGACCGGCTCGCCGCCGGACTGCGCGGCACCGGTTTCGAGGTGCTGGCCTGCGAGGGCACCTACTTCCTGTGTGCCGACATCCGACCGCTCGGCTACACCGACGGGGCCGAGTTCTGCCGCGCCCTTCCCGAACGCGCCGGGGTGGCTGCCATTCCGCTGCAGGTGCTCTGCGACGACCCGGAGCCGGTGCGCCACCTCGTCCGGTTCGCCTGCTGCAAGCGCGACGAGGTGATCGACGAGGCCGTCCGGCGGCTGCGGAAGCTGGGCTGA
- a CDS encoding SDR family NAD(P)-dependent oxidoreductase, which translates to MSTESTAGTSNPSAIASDRNVAVVTGASSGIGAATARGLAAEGFHVVLGARRVERLHELAEETGGTAVPLDVTDEESVNSFVERVPTCRILVNNAGGAKGTAPVAEADESDWRWMWETNVLGTLRLTKALLPKLVASENGHVITVTSVAALEVYDNGSGYTSAKHAEAALHRTLRGEHLGEPVRFTEVAPGLVETEFSEVRYRGDTERAKAVYQGLTPLSAEDVADVITFAATRPAHVNLDQIVVKPRDQASATRAHRT; encoded by the coding sequence GTGAGCACAGAGTCGACAGCGGGAACGAGCAACCCGTCCGCAATCGCGAGTGACCGAAACGTGGCCGTGGTCACCGGCGCGAGCTCCGGAATCGGCGCGGCCACCGCACGCGGCCTGGCGGCCGAGGGGTTCCACGTGGTCCTCGGCGCGCGGCGCGTGGAGCGGCTCCACGAGCTCGCCGAGGAGACCGGCGGCACGGCGGTACCGCTCGACGTCACCGACGAGGAGTCGGTGAACTCCTTCGTCGAGCGGGTGCCCACCTGCCGGATACTCGTCAACAACGCGGGCGGCGCCAAGGGTACGGCCCCGGTCGCGGAGGCTGACGAGTCCGACTGGCGCTGGATGTGGGAGACGAACGTCCTGGGGACGCTGCGGCTGACCAAGGCGTTGCTGCCCAAACTCGTCGCTTCGGAGAACGGCCACGTGATCACGGTGACCTCGGTCGCCGCGCTGGAGGTCTACGACAACGGCTCGGGCTACACCTCGGCGAAGCACGCCGAGGCCGCCCTGCACCGCACCCTGCGCGGGGAGCACCTCGGCGAGCCGGTCCGGTTCACCGAAGTGGCCCCAGGTCTGGTGGAGACCGAGTTCTCCGAGGTCCGCTACCGCGGCGACACCGAGCGGGCCAAGGCCGTCTACCAGGGGCTGACCCCGCTCAGCGCCGAGGACGTCGCCGACGTGATCACCTTCGCCGCGACCCGGCCGGCACACGTCAACCTCGACCAGATCGTGGTCAAGCCCAGGGACCAGGCATCGGCCACCCGTGCCCACCGCACCTGA
- a CDS encoding nucleotidyltransferase domain-containing protein gives MTNDETFPNRVAERLAALPRVRAVTLGGSRARGTHDSDSDWDFALYYRGDFDPAELRALGWEGEVSGIGDWGGVFNGGAWLTVDGRHVDVHYRDLDAVERELAEARQGRFHWEPLMFHLAGIPSYLLVAELAHNRVLHGTLPDPEYPAALREAAPPVWHGRAVLTLRYAEGAHVRRGRVTEVAGALATAAMQLAHAVLATRGEWVTNEKGLLRRAGLGEVDGIVAGLRPEPEALRGALCEANQLFESAAAEFR, from the coding sequence ATGACGAACGACGAAACCTTCCCGAACCGCGTCGCCGAGCGGCTCGCGGCGCTGCCCCGCGTACGAGCGGTCACGCTGGGCGGCTCGCGGGCACGAGGCACCCACGACTCCGACAGCGACTGGGACTTCGCCCTGTACTACCGGGGTGACTTCGATCCGGCCGAGCTCCGCGCCCTCGGCTGGGAGGGCGAGGTCTCCGGCATCGGCGACTGGGGCGGCGTCTTCAACGGCGGAGCCTGGCTGACGGTCGACGGCAGGCACGTCGACGTCCACTACCGCGACCTGGACGCCGTCGAGCGCGAGCTGGCCGAGGCGAGGCAGGGGCGCTTCCACTGGGAACCGCTGATGTTCCACCTCGCGGGCATCCCCAGCTACCTGCTCGTCGCCGAACTCGCCCACAACCGGGTGCTGCACGGCACGCTGCCCGATCCCGAATACCCGGCGGCACTGCGCGAGGCGGCACCTCCGGTGTGGCACGGCCGGGCGGTGCTCACCCTCCGCTACGCCGAGGGCGCCCACGTCCGCCGGGGGCGGGTCACCGAAGTGGCGGGCGCGCTGGCCACGGCTGCCATGCAGCTGGCGCACGCCGTGCTGGCGACGCGCGGCGAGTGGGTGACCAACGAGAAGGGGCTGTTGCGACGGGCCGGGCTGGGCGAGGTCGACGGGATCGTGGCCGGGTTGCGGCCCGAGCCGGAAGCGCTGCGAGGAGCTCTCTGCGAGGCGAACCAGCTGTTCGAGTCCGCCGCCGCCGAGTTCCGGTGA
- a CDS encoding chymotrypsin family serine protease: MISVREARDRAAIRPIKRAVEDQLLDLPGVGAVDIGEKRTAGRPTGQQVIVVSVARKKPPERLGGTECVPPTVLGIPTDVVEERVVLHHAHYPPDEVVPASGAPEGATVFGGVGIAPYRPVTLAPDGADPGGEYRRVGTLGTLVFGHGAAVLTMGLTTFDVACMDDAWSVGDAMLDPQSGRGYAELSRAALSGRVDAAAVMITEVLDRCRLIPGVGAVTGQEGVGLGETVRKSGFGTGLTRGSVVSTDVTLRIDHGAALGVRTRREQLRVVTTRGDPFAGAGDAGAVVVNSDGRVVGLHTAGSADGGSGFACPIADVLAELDVELAVTFRRLRAHDQYAR; this comes from the coding sequence ATGATTAGCGTCAGGGAAGCACGCGATCGGGCGGCTATTCGCCCGATCAAGCGTGCTGTGGAGGATCAGCTGCTGGACCTTCCGGGCGTAGGGGCCGTCGACATCGGTGAGAAGCGGACAGCGGGCCGTCCCACCGGGCAGCAGGTGATCGTCGTCTCCGTCGCGCGCAAGAAACCGCCGGAGCGGCTCGGGGGAACCGAGTGCGTGCCGCCCACGGTTCTCGGGATACCCACCGACGTGGTGGAGGAACGCGTGGTGCTGCACCACGCCCACTACCCGCCCGACGAAGTCGTCCCCGCCTCGGGGGCCCCGGAAGGGGCGACCGTGTTCGGTGGGGTGGGGATAGCCCCCTACCGCCCGGTCACCCTCGCGCCGGACGGTGCTGACCCGGGCGGCGAGTACCGGCGTGTCGGAACCCTCGGCACCCTGGTGTTCGGCCACGGCGCGGCCGTGCTCACCATGGGACTGACCACTTTCGACGTGGCCTGCATGGACGATGCCTGGTCGGTGGGTGACGCGATGCTGGACCCGCAGTCCGGACGCGGCTACGCGGAGCTCTCCCGGGCGGCGTTGTCCGGGCGGGTGGACGCCGCCGCCGTCATGATCACCGAGGTGCTGGACCGCTGCCGCCTGATCCCCGGGGTGGGGGCCGTGACCGGGCAGGAGGGCGTCGGACTCGGGGAGACGGTGCGCAAGAGCGGGTTCGGCACCGGCCTCACGCGCGGTTCGGTGGTCTCCACCGACGTCACCCTGCGGATCGACCACGGCGCCGCGCTGGGGGTGCGTACCCGCCGTGAACAGCTCAGGGTGGTCACCACCCGGGGCGATCCCTTCGCCGGGGCGGGGGACGCCGGTGCCGTGGTGGTGAATTCGGACGGCAGGGTGGTCGGGCTGCACACCGCGGGAAGCGCGGACGGCGGGAGCGGATTCGCCTGTCCGATAGCGGACGTGCTCGCCGAGCTCGACGTGGAACTGGCCGTGACGTTCCGCAGGCTGCGCGCCCACGACCAGTACGCCCGCTGA
- a CDS encoding DUF445 domain-containing protein has translation MKAVATGLFLLAALVYLVTGWLVPDGSGWVGYVNAAAEAGMVGALADWFAVTALFRRPLGLPIPHTAIIPTRKNALGQSLGDFVGTNFLSERVVVDKLDRAGIARRAGVWLSEREHAERVTAELAAALRGAVRVLRDEDVRQVLEQTVLRRVVEQPWGPPLGRVLGRVFEDGSHRGLVDLVCDRAYDWVKDNYETVSRVVGQRAPSWSPRFFDSLVADKIYSEVLSFAWAVKTDPEHQMRKAVDRFLVEFARDLRHDPATMARADRIKWQVLEHPEVRDLVGDAWTAAKNTLLEAAEDPASELRSRVRDGLTSLGGRLATDPELRDKVDGWLREAARYVVNHYRAEITTLITDTVDRWDAADTSRRIELRVGRDLQFIRVNGTVVGALAGLAIHAVAELLW, from the coding sequence ATGAAGGCTGTCGCCACGGGGCTGTTCCTGCTGGCCGCGCTGGTCTACCTGGTGACCGGTTGGCTGGTGCCCGACGGTTCCGGGTGGGTCGGCTACGTCAACGCGGCCGCCGAGGCCGGGATGGTCGGCGCGCTCGCCGACTGGTTCGCGGTGACCGCGCTGTTCCGCAGGCCGCTGGGGCTGCCCATCCCGCACACCGCGATCATCCCCACCCGCAAGAACGCGCTCGGGCAGAGCCTCGGCGACTTCGTGGGCACCAACTTCCTGTCCGAACGGGTGGTGGTGGACAAACTGGACCGCGCGGGAATAGCCCGCCGGGCCGGGGTGTGGCTGTCGGAGCGGGAGCACGCCGAACGCGTGACCGCGGAGCTGGCCGCGGCGCTGCGCGGGGCGGTGCGGGTGCTGCGTGACGAGGACGTGCGGCAGGTGTTGGAGCAGACCGTGCTGCGCAGGGTCGTCGAGCAGCCGTGGGGTCCGCCGCTGGGGCGCGTCCTCGGCCGGGTCTTCGAGGACGGTTCGCACCGCGGCCTGGTCGACCTGGTCTGCGACCGCGCCTACGACTGGGTGAAGGACAACTACGAGACGGTCTCGCGCGTGGTCGGCCAACGTGCTCCGTCGTGGTCGCCCAGGTTCTTCGACTCGCTGGTGGCGGACAAGATCTACAGCGAGGTGCTGTCCTTCGCGTGGGCGGTCAAGACCGACCCCGAGCACCAGATGCGCAAGGCGGTGGACCGGTTCCTGGTCGAGTTCGCCAGGGACCTGCGCCACGATCCGGCCACGATGGCCAGAGCCGACCGGATCAAGTGGCAGGTGCTGGAGCACCCCGAGGTGCGGGACCTGGTCGGTGACGCGTGGACGGCGGCGAAGAACACGCTGCTGGAGGCCGCCGAGGACCCGGCCAGCGAGCTGCGGTCGAGAGTCCGCGACGGACTGACCTCGCTGGGTGGCCGCCTCGCCACCGACCCCGAGTTGCGGGACAAGGTGGACGGCTGGCTGCGCGAGGCGGCCCGCTACGTCGTCAACCACTACCGGGCCGAGATCACGACGCTGATCACGGACACCGTCGACCGCTGGGACGCGGCCGACACCTCCCGCAGGATCGAGCTGCGGGTGGGGCGCGATCTGCAGTTCATCCGTGTCAACGGCACGGTGGTGGGGGCACTGGCCGGGCTGGCCATTCACGCGGTCGCGGAATTGCTGTGGTGA
- a CDS encoding CGNR zinc finger domain-containing protein, with amino-acid sequence MNSKAVAAVAPNGLSAATSEPVGPDTEQDIDLLLAFLNTIDAETGTDVLRETEQWQQWCLRHTGQASVDTAAAREIRDLMRDSISRGSVESTAIPPGTAEWPVRIHLEEGVPVASGSDALGAVLAAAFRIATVGRWHRIKICPATNCLWAFYDRSRNRSRTWCSMRVCGNREKARSWRERHTAQ; translated from the coding sequence GTGAACAGCAAAGCCGTCGCAGCCGTCGCGCCGAACGGGCTATCAGCGGCAACCTCCGAGCCCGTCGGGCCCGACACGGAACAGGACATCGACCTTCTGCTGGCGTTTCTCAACACAATCGACGCCGAGACCGGCACGGACGTGCTCAGAGAAACGGAACAATGGCAGCAGTGGTGCCTGCGGCACACCGGGCAGGCATCCGTGGACACGGCAGCAGCACGCGAGATTCGCGACCTGATGCGCGATTCGATCAGTCGCGGTTCGGTCGAATCGACGGCCATACCCCCCGGGACGGCGGAATGGCCGGTGCGTATTCACCTCGAGGAAGGAGTGCCGGTGGCCTCCGGCAGCGATGCGCTCGGCGCCGTACTGGCGGCGGCGTTCCGGATCGCCACGGTGGGCCGCTGGCACCGCATCAAGATCTGTCCCGCGACGAACTGCCTGTGGGCCTTCTACGACCGCTCCAGGAACCGATCGCGCACCTGGTGCTCGATGCGGGTGTGCGGCAACCGGGAGAAGGCCCGCTCCTGGCGGGAGCGCCACACCGCCCAGTGA
- a CDS encoding alpha/beta fold hydrolase, with amino-acid sequence MGDVPATTGTAELPSGARWRTYGSGGPVTLVVHGLGATEGEARIPASGLRGSRVVLTLPGHGAAADPVDEYWSYERVARDVLEVADRVGAERAVGVSLGAGALTRVAAWRPERFERLALLLPAAVDQPRGSEVTGVFDLLVEAVAAVAAAEADDGALLREVVGSGLPAGADVGEYVEQRAATLRRLEPALRALPRQAPLTDGAELSAVGSSALVVGAAADPLHEPAVAERLAALLPAARLEMFDSAAPMLDRRAALRRLLTGFFND; translated from the coding sequence GTGGGCGATGTCCCCGCGACGACCGGTACCGCCGAACTCCCCTCGGGGGCGAGGTGGCGCACGTACGGCAGTGGTGGGCCGGTGACGCTGGTGGTGCACGGTCTCGGCGCCACCGAGGGGGAGGCGCGCATCCCGGCGTCCGGCCTGCGCGGCAGTCGCGTGGTGCTCACGCTGCCCGGTCACGGGGCGGCCGCCGATCCGGTGGACGAGTACTGGAGCTACGAGCGCGTGGCGCGCGACGTGCTCGAAGTCGCCGATCGGGTGGGTGCGGAGCGGGCCGTCGGGGTTTCGCTGGGTGCCGGGGCGCTGACCCGCGTGGCTGCGTGGCGACCCGAGCGTTTCGAACGGCTCGCCCTGCTGCTGCCCGCCGCGGTGGACCAGCCGCGCGGGTCCGAGGTGACCGGGGTTTTCGACCTGCTGGTCGAGGCGGTCGCGGCGGTCGCGGCGGCCGAGGCGGACGACGGCGCGTTGCTGCGCGAGGTCGTCGGTTCCGGGCTGCCCGCCGGAGCCGACGTCGGGGAGTACGTCGAGCAGCGCGCCGCCACCCTGCGCCGTCTCGAACCCGCGTTGCGTGCGCTGCCCCGGCAGGCCCCGTTGACCGACGGCGCCGAACTGTCGGCCGTCGGTAGCTCCGCGCTGGTCGTCGGAGCCGCCGCCGACCCGCTGCACGAGCCCGCCGTGGCCGAGCGGCTCGCGGCCCTGCTGCCCGCCGCTCGGCTCGAGATGTTCGACTCGGCCGCGCCCATGCTCGACCGGCGCGCCGCGCTGCGACGGCTGTTGACCGGCTTCTTCAACGACTGA